The sequence TTAACGGTAAGACCATTGGTACCCCCGGACCGTCCTCCATTCAGCATCTGATGTTCTTGGACTATTTCACCAGCAATGGTTTTGTGGTCAAGGCCAAGTAGGTTCCAGGATGCCAAACCTTTTAATTTTTTACCTTTATATGTGGCCATTTCCATAAGGAGCGTTGACTATGGGAGAAGATGATAAGAAAATTAACAAGGTACGGAGCGTTCTGCGCCATATCTGGCCCATAAGCCACTTGCTCCATGAAGAAAAAGGCCCGGCGTTTCTTAAGACCCTGACCATCACCGTGATCTCCCTTGTCTCGTTCGTGCTGGTCTGGCAGGGCCTGTCCATGCTTTTAAACTCACCTTACTTGCCGGAACCTTCGATTGTTCTCCAAGCCTTTGTGGACGCCTTCAACATCACGGATATATCGGTCGGGCGTAATATGTGGGATAATATCTATTCCAGTCTTAACCGCGTGCTGTGGGGATTCGCCCTGGCCTTCGTCATAGCTGTACCTCTAGGATTGGTCATGGGATTCTCCAAGACCGCTGATGATTTCAGCAAACCTATAATCGAGGTGTTCCGACCGATCCCACCGCTGGCCTGGGCTCCGGTCCTCATCATTGCCATGGGAGTGTTCTTGGGGCCGGTAGTTGTGATTTTCATAGGCATATTCTTCCCTTTGCTCTCCAACATAGTATTCGGTGTGAGGAACATTGATCCGATCCTGATCGATGCGGCACGCACTCTCGGAGCCAAGAGGTCTCACTTGTTCATCAAGGTCATCCTGCCTTCCACCATACCATATATCATGACCGGCATCCGCATAGGACTGGGCATCGGGTGGATGTGTATCGTGGCTGCCGAGTTCATCGCCCCGATCGGGGGAGGAGTGGGGCAGTACATCTATTTCAAATCCAATATTGGCAGGTATGACCAAGTGTTCGCTGGTCTGATCGTCATCGCAATTCTTGGGTTGGTGACCACCGAGCTTAGTGGCTACATCGAGCGCCGGGTCTCGAAGAGGATGGGGATGTCGTGAAACTGATCATTGAGAACCTAAGAAAGACATTTCCCTTGGACGAGGGGGAACTTGTTGCTATAGAAAAATTCGATCTGGAAGTGACCAAAGGTGAGTTCGTCTGCATCCTAGGCCCTTCAGGCTGCGGCAAGACAACGATACTTAGAATATTGGCCGGCCTCGATACCCCGACATCTGGGAACATATTCCTGGACGGAAAACCTATCTCCGGTTCGGGTTCAGATCGTGGGATGGTGTTCCAGGAGTTTGCGCTATTTCCCTGGCGAAGCGTTCGTAAGAACATAGAGTTCGGAATGGAGCTTAAAAAGGTGCCCGACGAAGAACGGACCCGGATCTCCCAGAAATACATCGATCTGGTGGGTCTGGATGGTTTTGAGAACGCCCATCCTCATGAGCTCTCTGGAGGGATGAAGCAGAGAGTGGGCATAGCTCGTGCATTGGCCAATGAACCTGCGATCCTATTGATGGACGAACCATTTGGATCACTTGATGCACAGACCCGCAACCTCATGCAAAAGGAGCTGCTGCACATATGGGAAGAGACGAAGAAGACTGTGATATTCATCACACATTCAGTCGATGAGGCGGTGTTCCTTTCCGACCGCATCGTGGTCATGACCGCAAGGCCCAGTAGCATCGGGGAGATATACGAGATAAAATGGGAGAGGCCGCGCGACCGGGCCTCGCCTGAGTTCGCTCTCCTGAGGAAGAAGATACTGGACCAATTGGAGAGCATGGTCAGGATCGAGGAATGATCAAAGCACCTTCGAAGCGGCTATCTCGATGGCCCGCACCATGCTGTCCCTGGGTACGACCACTGACACGGGTATTCTGACGATCTGTTCCACTGTCGGAGCGACTATCGGGGCACAGACCAATGCCAGTGCTCCATCCCTCTCCGCCTTGACGGCGGCGATTATGGCATCCTCCATGGTCGAAGCAGGATATTCCTTCACCCGGACGTTCCTTCCGCCGACCCTCATCATCCTCTCCTCTATCTTGTTCAGGACCGGACGGCTAGCGATGACCGCTATAAACTCTCCACCCGGGTTAGCATCAAGCTTCCGCACACCCTTTATGACCGCACGTATCGTGCGCAGGTTCGGTTCGCGCTGCTCCTGCAATATCTTGTAGATGGTGCTCGGTGACAGTCCGGTCTTATCGCAGAACTCCGGGACCGATATCTTCAGTTCCTCATCCAGTATCTTTCGCAGCGCCTCGCGGAAGCCTTCCTCGCTGCGCAGGATGCCCGACATCAGTTCCTCGACCATGCTCATGTCATCACTCACTTTCCTTCTTTACGTAGGCGGCCGCGGCCAGACCTGCTACGCATCCCTCGCCCACTGCCTTCGCCAGCTGCCAGGGAAGTCCGGTCACGTCACCGCAAGCGAACACCCCCGGCGTCTCGGTGGCGCAGGAACGGTCCACGGTGATGTAACCCTTCTCGTCCGGGAAGATGTTCACCTCCATGGCCAGCTCGGTGACCCCTTTGGCCCCAAGCTCGATGAACACACCGTCCAACACCAGGTCCCGACCGTCGTCCAGTAGCATCCCCTTGACCACTTCGTTCCCGTGGATCCGGGACGGCCAGGCTTTCACCATCTCGATATCGGTGGCCTTGACCCTTTCCATTAGCTGAGGAGAGGCCTTGAACTCCTTGGCCACCCAGTAGACCTTGGCAGCATATTCCCGGAGCAAGAGGGCCGCGGAGGCGGCCATGCTGGCGTCGCCCACAACGGCCACGGTCCTCTTCTTGAAGAAGTTGCAGTCGCAGGAGGCGCAATAACTTACACCCAGGCCATGGAACTCCGTTTCCCCCTCCACCTTCAATTTCTTACGGGAGATGCCCGGTGCCAGCACCAGTGCCTTCGTGGTCATTTCCTTAAGGGAATCGGTCTTGATCTTGAACCCTTCCTCGATCATTTCTATTGTAAGGATATCTTCTGACAATAGATCGGCGCCGAACTCCCGGGCGGCTTCGAGACCGATCTGCAGCATTTCGCGGCCTTTGATAGGGCGAGCCCCGAAATAGTTCTCGACATCTGCCTTCTGAAGAGCGCTGTTCTCGATCTTCCCGAGAACACAGACCTTGACCTTCTTCCTTGAAGCGTGTATGGCCGCCTGCAATCCTGCCGGGCCGGTACCGATGATAATAACGTCGTAATCCATTCTAACCCCCCGTAAAATGAAAGTGTGAGGATAAACGGTTTGCTTAAGAGGTTTGGGCGCTCGATCGATTGATCACAGGTACTTCGAGAACTTCTGTCGCATGAAGTCCTTGTTTCCCGCACCAACGATACGATCGGCCTGAACCCCGTTCTTGAAGACCAGCATGGTGGGAATTGCCGTGATGTTGAACTTCATTGGAGTGTTTTCGTTTTCGTCGGTGTTCATTTTTCCGAACTTGATCTTTCCCTCGAGCTCCGCCGCCAATTGCTCCACTATCGGAGCTAGCATGCGGCAGGGACCGCACCAAGGAGCCCAACAGTCAATGATGATTATGGGCGCGCTCTTGATGAATTCCTCGAAATTGCTATCCTTGACCTCAGTGACTCCGGACAATTTCTTCACTCCTTTATCGTTATTTTCTCCCATCAATGCCTCTAACTTTCGTCTCCTGATCTCAGTGAGTTCATCATCGCTCATCTAGAGACCTCTCAAATCGGTTGTGCATTGTTACTACAAAACCGTATTGAGGTTCATCTGTATATAACCTTTATCACAATCCTTCTGGGTTGCAGAACATCTTTTTCCCACCCCATAGCTGCAAGGTGGAAAACGATCGACCATTGAAAGATCAGAACATCAACCATATGTTCTCACCATCGCAACGTATCATCATGCTTCCCTCCTCCATTGTAGTGAAGTACTGCACGGAATTGCTCTCCAACCTGTTCAGCACCGAGGAGTGGGGGTGGCCGTAGCTGTTCCCCTCCTCCACGGAGATGAAACCGAACTCGGGGGTTGTCGCCGATAGGAACTCTTGGGTCGTAGAGGTGTCGCTCCCATGATGGGATACCTTCAGTACATCTATGTCCAGATCGTATCGCTGATCATGAAGGATGATCGATTCGATGTTGTTCTCGATATCACCGGTGAACAGCAGGTCGTTCTCTCCATAGGTGACCTTGAGCACGATACTGGCATCGTTGGCGTTTTCCGCCTGAGAATCCAACCAGAGGACCTGGAAGGTGACCGCCACGCTTATGTTCAGTTCGTCACCAACATCCAATTCCATGTCAGTGTACACGGGGCAACCTTCCGCCTCTGCCGCCGCCAGGAACCTTTGGTAGCCGACCGAGTCATAGTCCATGCCGGGGTGGTAGACGCTGCGTACATCGAAGGCTTCGAGCACATCGTCCGCATAGCTCAAATGGTCTGCGTGCGGGTGGGTGATGACCAGTGCGTCGAGGACCTCGATACCATGATCACTGATGTACCTTGTCAGATCTGACGGGGCATAGGTGCCACCGGCGTCGATCAGCACGTTCTTCCCATCGGGGGTGATGATGAGAACGGAGTCGCCCTGACCCACATCGATGAAATGTACGGTCATATTACCCTGAACGTCAGGGTCGTCCTGGACCCCTTCATCCGGAAATATCTCCGGGACCCTCAGGCCACCCTCCAAGGCCCATCCCGATATGGCTAGCAGCATCACTGCCACTAGCACTACCAATAATGCCGAGCCCCGTTTCCGCATCTCTGTCCCGCTATGCGCGATGACATGCTTCGCTCATAACTGCTTGCCCGTGGATATCAAGCGCCTATCCGAGCCAAGCTTCCGATAATCTTTTTAATAGAAGATTGCGATATCCGACCAGGGAGTGCCAATGTTAGAGGAGGCTTCTGAACTTATAGGGATGCAGGTGTACACGCCCAACGGAGTGTTCCTGGGCAATGTGAACAATTTGGTGATCGACGTGGAGAACCGTAAGGTTGACGGGCTCTTCGTCAGCGAGTCCAATCCCTTGCTGGTGGAGGACTCCAAGGCAGTCAACGTACCCTTCCGCTGGATACAGGCCATCGGAGATATCGTTCTCTTGAAATACTTCCCCAAGAGGGTGACCGCGAGGCGCCCCGGCTCTGCTCCCAAACCGGCCGAGAAGTAAGGCCAACGTTTTATCTTTTCAAGTCACTCTCTAACCTATGGTCGAGCGTAAGGTCTACGTAGACCCCACCGCGGTTATAATCGGTGATGTTGAGCTGGAAGAAGGGGTCTCTATCTGGCCTACAGCGGTTCTTCGTGGCGATGCCAGCAGCATACGCGTGGGGGCGGGTAGCAACGTTCAGGAGGGTGCAGTGTTGCATACCGGCCCTGATTTTCCAACTGTCATTGGCAAGTTCGTGACCATAGGCCATGGAGCGGTCATCAACGGCGCCATCGTGGGCGACCGCTGCATAATTGGCATCAATTCTACGATACTTGACGGTGCCATCATCGGGGATGAGTGCATCGTCGGGGCCAATGCCTTGGTGACCAGCATGTCCGTCATTCCACCTCGATCGGTAGTGATGGGACTGCCGGGAAAGGTCGTTCGGCATAACGACAGCAGTATCAGGGAAAAGGCCGAAAGGAGCGCCCTGAGCTATCAGAGACTTAAGGACCGGTATCTCGAAGGGCAATACCCTCGCAAGAAATTTTGAGAGGGCCGAGTGGTATTTTAATTCTCCAGTAGTATATCAATAATCAGCCATGGAAGAGATAGTAGTATTGGAGAACGTGGTCAAGGAGTACCGTAACGGGGAACGGGCGGTAAGAGCGGTCAACGGAGTCAGCCTGAGCATCGAGCGGGGTAGCTTCGTGGTCGTGCTTGGCCCCAGTGGCTCAGGCAAGACCACCCTGCTGAACATAATCTCGGGACTGGTCAGCCCCACCTCTGGCCAGGTTCGGGTGGCTGGTAAGGACATCAGCGCCATGACCGACACCCAGGCCACCAGATTTCGGGCGGATTCCGTCGGTTTCGTCTTCCAGTTCTTCAATCTATTCCCCACCCTCACTGTTCTCGAGAACGTGGAGATCGGGCTAGCCCTGAAGATAAAAGACCCCATGGAACTGAGGGAACGGTCCATTAGATACCTGAAAATGGTGGGGTTGGAGGACATGGAGAGCAAATTCCCAGACCAACTTTCAGGAGGGGAGCAGCAGAGGGTCTCGGTAGCCAGGGCAGTGGCAAGCCAACCGGAACTGCTTATAGCCGACGAACCCACCGGCAATTTGGATGCTGAGACCGGGGAGACCGTCTGGGCATTACTGCGGAACATGAACAGAGAGACCGGTACCACGGTCATCGCTGTCACCCACTGGGCCGAGGCCGCGGAGTTCGCCGATAAGACATTGTATTTGCGTTCCGGCAGGATCGAGCGGATATCCGGGCCGGGGGCAGGTCGATGAACCGGTACCTGTACCGAAAAATGAACCGGGAGCTACGCCGGATGGGATTCCGTGCCATTGGAGCGGGGTTGCTGATACTTCTAGCCGTCTCGATGTACGTGGGGATGGGGACCATGATGCCATCCGCCGAGGAGTCTCTAGAACTGAGAGTGGATGCGTTGAACCTGAACGACCTGATCATCCGTACGGGATTCGCTTCCACTGAAATTCTGGATGATCTAGAAGGCATCAATGGAGTTGAGGCGGCGGAGGCGCGGTTGAACTTAGCATCCAGGATCTTGGCAGAAAAAGAGATGGCCGCCACGCTTATCGGCCTGGATACCGACGCCCCACCGGGAATAAACAAACTTGAGTTCACCCAAGGACGCTGGTTCGAAGGTCCTGGAGAGGCAGTATTGGAGAAAGGGTCCGCAAAAAAGGCTGGGATCGCCCTGGGGGACAGCGTTTCGATCCTGACCGAAGGGGGATGGAGCGAACTTGAGGTCGTTGGCCTGGTCAACTCCCCGGAGTTCCTCTTCCTGCCCATCAATCCACAGTCGATCAATCCGGTCCCGGGTAACTTGGTCGTGGTCTACCTACCCATGACCTGGCTGCAAGACAGCTTCAGCCTAGGGACAGATACGGCCAATGAGTTCGTCTTCCTTCTCGATGACCAGGGGGCAGAGGCAATGATCGATCTGGCCTTGGCCAGTGAGACCATTCTCTTCAAGTTGCACCAGGAGGATATTTATGGATACGCATTGATCAAGGAGGACCTTGGGCAAGGAGACTCCTTCATGGGGGTCATCGCCGGCCTCATATTGATTGTGGCCTTCTTCGTGGTCTATTCATCCTTCGCCCGCATGGTGCAGGAACAGCGCAGGGAGATAGGTATCCTGCGCGCCCTGGGTTACGGACGAATGAACATCCTGCTCTCCTATCTTTACTTGGCCTTGCTGGTAGGGGGCATCAGTTCCCTATTGGGCCTGGCTTTGAGCCTGCCTATAGGCCAGGCACTGTCGGATTACTACGTGGAATTAATGTTCAGCGCCCCGTCAGCAAAGATCGTCCTGGAACCTTCATATTTCATAATCGGTGGCCTCTTCGGCCCTCTCACCGCGGTCCTGGCCAGCCTGATTGCTGTCTGGGGAACGTTGCGAATGGAGCCAGAACAGGCCATCAAGGGGGCGGGACTGGTAGGGAAGAGGACCAAGGGTCGGGGCAGGATCTCCAAGCCCCGCAGGGCCAATTACATGTTATTGTACGCCGTCCGAAAGATGACCCGGCAAAAAGGCCGGACCTCCCTGTTGGTCCTGGCGGTGTCCTTCTCTGTGGTCATGGGGAGCATGAGCTTCCTTATGATAGCTAGCTTTCAGAACTCCATCGTAGCTACGGTGGAGGAGGGGGAAGGATGGGACCTGATGACCGATCTCGCCTATCCAGTCGACCGCTTCACCGCCGAGGGGCTGGGTGGACCAGGAGTGCTCCAAGTGGTCCCTGTGGCCCGTATGGCCGTGGATTGGGTGGCGGAAGAGAACGGAACTGCCGTCGCAATTGGTCTGGACTGGGAACAGGACCTCCATCGTTTTTCGCTCAGCCAAGGCATCGCCCCCGATTCTCCGGGGGAGGCCATGGTGTCCTTCTTGTTCAACAAAGATACCTCGCTGGGGGTTGGGGACCGATTATCTCTATCGACCTCCAGGGGACTGACCGAGGTGACCGTTGTAGGGGTGACCTTTGATTCCATAGGTCAGATCTTCTTTGATGGTTCGGTGGCCGAGGCCCTGTCCGATGGCCAGGTGTACAGCGGAGCGTACCTCTTGGTTGAGGAGGGGGAGCTCGACGCGGTCAAGGCCTCCCTACTGGCCTCACCGATCGTAGCCGATATTCAAGAAAGGAACAGCCTGGAATCGGGCATGCTGGACATGATGTCCAGCTATAACGAGGTGCTATACATTTTCGGCCTGATCTCGGTGCTAATATCGGCCATAGCTATTTCCAACATTGTATACGTGAGCGTACTGGAGCGGAGGGTGGAGTACGGACAGTTAAGGGCACTTGGATATCAACGGAGGGACGTAGGCCGCAGCGTGTACCTGGAGGTGGTCCTACTGGTGACCTTGGGCTCACTGATGGCCATACCCCTATTATTTGGGGTGATGGAGGGGCTCAATGAGAGCTTTCGCACCTTCTTTCCCCTGTACCGCACCATACTGCACCCGGCAGATTGGTACGGGTACGGGGTGATCGTGGGAATGACCTTCCTATTGGGCCTGATCGCCGCTTGGCCCGCCACCAGGATCATATCCGGCCTGGACCTGGCAAAGACGGTCACTGGTGGGCGCTTTGGTTGAGAAGGCGATCTGTCCACCTTTCCCAGCATGCAGGGCGGTCATCCGAGATAGAATATATAAGCGCCATGCTATCACCCTACACGCTTCGCGGGAGCAGTGACCGGCCGTGAATAGTCCTGATGACCTCAGATGCCATCCAGGGAGGATTTGATTTGAAAAGTTGGAACCCCAATATCGAGGAGATGCCACGTGCCCAGTTGGACCGTCTCCAATTGAAGTTGCTAAAGTTACAGACCAACAAGATGTACGACTTCTCTCCCTTCTATCACGAGCGCATGAGGGCGGCGGGAGTGATGCCGAGCGACATCAAAACGTTGGCTGATGTGAAGAAGCTTCCGTTCATGACCAAGAAGGACCTGCGGGATGGCTACCCGAACAAATTGTTCATGTGCGATCGTAGCGAGCTCATACGCTACCACGCTTCCTCAGGTACCACTGGGAAGCCTACCATCGTCGGCTATACCCGCAATGATCTGGAGAACTGGTCAGAATCGTTGGCCCGGGCCATGACCTCCGTAGGCCTAGGAAAGGACGATATCATCCAGGTCAGCAATACCTATGGACTGTTCTCCGGAGGGCTGGGATTCCACTACGCCATCGAGAAGATGGGGGCGGTGGTGGTGCCGGCGTCCACCGGCAACACCGAGAGACAGATCGAGCTCATACGTGATCTGGAGGTCACGGCCATTGCCGCCACTCCCTCCTACCTTATGTACCTGGGAGAGGTGGCTGCCAAGATGGGCATCGATATCAAGAAGGACACCAAACTACGCATCGGACTTCTGGGTGCGGAGCCGTGGAGCGATCGTATGCGCGATCGCATCTACGAGACCATGGGCGTCAAGGGCATAAACTGCTATGGGGCCAGCGAACTTTCCGGACCGCTGTTTTCAGAATGTTCAGAACAGCAGGGGATACACATCTGGGGAGATCTGGCATTGGTGGAGATCGTCGATCCTGACACCGGTGAGCCTTTGGGACCGGGGGAGAGAGGGGAGATGGTCATAACCATGCTGCAGAAGGAGGCGCTGCCCATCGTCCGATACCGTATGGGCGACATAACCACTCTCAACGATGAGGTCTGTGCCTGCGGCCGGACGCACCCGCGCATCAACAGGATACAAGGCCGGGTGGACGATATGATTATTATTCGCGGGATCAATGTATTCCCCTCGCAAGTGGAGCATTCATTGATGCAACACCCCGAGCTGGGCAACGAGTTCCAGCTCGTTGTGGACCGCAAGGGGCATATGGACAGCATGCTGGTGCGTGTGGAGCTGAAACCTGAGGCCTTCACGGACAACATCATCGAGCTCAACGCCCTGCGAGAAAGGATATCCAACCGGCTGAAGGGGACGCTGAACGTATCGGCCAAAGTTGAGCTGGTACAGCCTGGCACCCTTCCCCGATTCGAAGGTAAGGCCAAAAGAGTGGTGGACAAGAGGGAATACTGATGACGGATACCGATAAGTACAGGATCAAGCAACTTTCCATTTTCTCGGAGAACCGGCCCAACCGCCTGGGGGCGGTGGCCAATGTGCTGAAGGAAGGGAAGATAAACATTTTGGGCTTCAGCATCGCTGAGGGTGCTGGCTATGGCGTCATTCGCGTACTGGTCGATCGCCCAGAGGCGGCCCGGGACATGCTGACCAAAGAAGGTTTCGTCGTCAAGTTCACCGAGGTGCTGGCCATCCAGATGGAGGACAGGCCGGGCGGCCTGTTCGACCTTACGGACCACATGAAGGAGGTCAACATCGAGTACGGGTATGGATATCGCAATCCACCATTCGCAGTACTGATCGTACGGGTGGAGGACATCGAAAAGGGCATTGAGAATCTGCTCAAGGGCGGGTTGCGCCTGCTGGACAACACCACCTTCCATTGAACCGAGCTTGGTCTAAGAAATGTATTATATGCTACATGCTATCACCAGGCACGCCATGCCAGCCGGAACGTTGCCTCGTAACATTATTGTGAGGAACGCATCAAATGAGCTGGGCTTAGAAAAGCCGTATCTATTTTGATCGAGGGGATGAAGAATGGTCTACTGGAATCCTAGGATCGAGGACATGCCGGTCAACGAGCTAAAGGAAATGCAGCTCAAGCAGCTGAAGATGCTGGTCTACAAGCTCTACACCTTCTCCCCCTTCTACCGCCAAAAGATGATTGACAAGGGGGTCACGCCCGAGGACGTTCGAACACTGGCCGACGTTACGAAGCTCCCGTTCATGACCAAGAAGGACCTGCGGGACGGCTACCCGGACAAACTGTTCCTGGCCAGCTCCAGGGAGGTGGTCCGATATCACGCTTCCTCAGGTACGACCGGGAAGCCTACCATCGTCGGCTATACCCAGAACGACATACAGAATTGGTCTGAATCCGTTGCCAGAGGACTGGTCTCCGCCGGGATCAGCACCGATGACGTTTTGCAGGTCAGTTACACATACGGGCTGTTCTCCGGAGGGCTGGGCCTGCACTACGCCGCCGAGAAGGTCGGTGCCGCGGTGGTCCCTGCGTCCACTGGCAACACCGAGAGACAGATCGACCTCATACGCGACATGGGGGTGACCGCGATCGCAGCCACCCCTTCCTACCTCCTACATTTGGGAGAGGTGGCCGAAAAGATGGGCGTTTCCATAAAGAACGACACGAAGCTCCGCCTCGGCATATTGGGCGCTGAGCCCTGGTCCCAGCGCATGCGGGACCGCATGGAGGAGTGGCTTGGCATCCGGGCCATAGACATCTACGGTGCCAGCGAGCTCTCTGGACCACTATGGTGCGAGTGCAGCGAGCAGAAGGGAATACACGTGTGGAGCGATATCGCCCTGGTCGAGATCATCGACCCGGTCACCGAAGAGCCAGTAGCGCCTGGGGAAAAGGGCGAACTGGTCATCACCATGCTGCAGAAGGAGGCCTTACCGATCATACGATACCGGCTGGGAGACATCACCACTCTGCATGAGGAGGTCTGCTCCTGCGGTCGGACGCATCCACGCATCGGTCGCATCCAGGGCCGTGTGGACGATATGATCATCATACGCGGGATCAACGTTTTCCCGTCACAGGTCGAACATTGTCTGCTGACCAATCCCGAAGTGGGGAACGAGTTCCAGATCGTGGTGGACCGGAAGGGCGCTCTAGACACCATATTGGTGAGGGCCGAGCTGAGGCCAGAGGCCTTCGGTGATCGAGTGTTCGAGCTGGATGCCATCAAGGAGAGGATCACACACAAGTTGCGTGGCTCGTTGAACGTGGGTGTCTCCGTGGAGCTGGTGGAGCCGGGCTCGTTGCCGCGCTTCGAGGGCAAGGCCAAACGTGTGGTGGACAAGCGAGTGTTCTGACCTGCTAATATGTAGCATGCTAGTGTGAGGCATACTAACATGTAACAATTTATATAGAATCCAATCAATGCCCCTAGACCGCCTGAACAGGGCGAGTTATGCCTTCTGGTGCTAGTCACCGAAGGGAGAGGTTATCGATCATGTTCGGAATAGACGATCCCTGGATTTGGATGGGGTATGTGTTCGCCATCGCGCTCACGGTCGTTGCCGTGATCTACGGATGGTGGAAGTGGAACGAGGAGGTGGACTGAGATGGTCGATCAATCCATTCTGTGGTCCTTCACTGTCATCTACATGCTGGTGACCGCTTATCTGGCCTACCGGGGGTATAAGAAGACAAAATGCTGTGCCGATTACCTCCTGGCCGGCAGGAACATCCACCCAGTCGTCCTAGGGTTATCGTACGGGGCCACGTTCATCAGTACCGCGGCCATAATCGGTTTCGGAGGAGTGGCCGCCCAATTGGGCATGGGTATCATCTGGTTGACGGTGTTGAACATCGGGATCGGAGTGCTATTGGCATTCATCCTTTTTGGAAAACCCACCCGGAGGATAGGTCAGGCGCTGGGAGCTTTGACCTTCCCGGACCTTTTAGGAAAGATTTACAAATCCAGTTTCATGCAGTACAGCACCGCGATCATGCTCCTGATCGGTATGCCACTGTATTCCTCGGCGGTGCTCATCGGAGGCTCCCGTTTCATCGAGACCACTTTGGGCATACCCTTTGAGTGGGCGGTGCTCG comes from Methanomassiliicoccales archaeon and encodes:
- a CDS encoding ABC transporter ATP-binding protein, whose product is MKLIIENLRKTFPLDEGELVAIEKFDLEVTKGEFVCILGPSGCGKTTILRILAGLDTPTSGNIFLDGKPISGSGSDRGMVFQEFALFPWRSVRKNIEFGMELKKVPDEERTRISQKYIDLVGLDGFENAHPHELSGGMKQRVGIARALANEPAILLMDEPFGSLDAQTRNLMQKELLHIWEETKKTVIFITHSVDEAVFLSDRIVVMTARPSSIGEIYEIKWERPRDRASPEFALLRKKILDQLESMVRIEE
- a CDS encoding FAD-dependent oxidoreductase; translated protein: MDYDVIIIGTGPAGLQAAIHASRKKVKVCVLGKIENSALQKADVENYFGARPIKGREMLQIGLEAAREFGADLLSEDILTIEMIEEGFKIKTDSLKEMTTKALVLAPGISRKKLKVEGETEFHGLGVSYCASCDCNFFKKRTVAVVGDASMAASAALLLREYAAKVYWVAKEFKASPQLMERVKATDIEMVKAWPSRIHGNEVVKGMLLDDGRDLVLDGVFIELGAKGVTELAMEVNIFPDEKGYITVDRSCATETPGVFACGDVTGLPWQLAKAVGEGCVAGLAAAAYVKKESE
- a CDS encoding ABC transporter ATP-binding protein, translating into MEEIVVLENVVKEYRNGERAVRAVNGVSLSIERGSFVVVLGPSGSGKTTLLNIISGLVSPTSGQVRVAGKDISAMTDTQATRFRADSVGFVFQFFNLFPTLTVLENVEIGLALKIKDPMELRERSIRYLKMVGLEDMESKFPDQLSGGEQQRVSVARAVASQPELLIADEPTGNLDAETGETVWALLRNMNRETGTTVIAVTHWAEAAEFADKTLYLRSGRIERISGPGAGR
- the trxA gene encoding thioredoxin, with amino-acid sequence MSDDELTEIRRRKLEALMGENNDKGVKKLSGVTEVKDSNFEEFIKSAPIIIIDCWAPWCGPCRMLAPIVEQLAAELEGKIKFGKMNTDENENTPMKFNITAIPTMLVFKNGVQADRIVGAGNKDFMRQKFSKYL
- a CDS encoding PRC-barrel domain-containing protein, with amino-acid sequence MLEEASELIGMQVYTPNGVFLGNVNNLVIDVENRKVDGLFVSESNPLLVEDSKAVNVPFRWIQAIGDIVLLKYFPKRVTARRPGSAPKPAEK
- a CDS encoding ABC transporter permease — protein: MGEDDKKINKVRSVLRHIWPISHLLHEEKGPAFLKTLTITVISLVSFVLVWQGLSMLLNSPYLPEPSIVLQAFVDAFNITDISVGRNMWDNIYSSLNRVLWGFALAFVIAVPLGLVMGFSKTADDFSKPIIEVFRPIPPLAWAPVLIIAMGVFLGPVVVIFIGIFFPLLSNIVFGVRNIDPILIDAARTLGAKRSHLFIKVILPSTIPYIMTGIRIGLGIGWMCIVAAEFIAPIGGGVGQYIYFKSNIGRYDQVFAGLIVIAILGLVTTELSGYIERRVSKRMGMS
- a CDS encoding gamma carbonic anhydrase family protein, which produces MVERKVYVDPTAVIIGDVELEEGVSIWPTAVLRGDASSIRVGAGSNVQEGAVLHTGPDFPTVIGKFVTIGHGAVINGAIVGDRCIIGINSTILDGAIIGDECIVGANALVTSMSVIPPRSVVMGLPGKVVRHNDSSIREKAERSALSYQRLKDRYLEGQYPRKKF
- a CDS encoding helix-turn-helix domain-containing protein, with the protein product MSMVEELMSGILRSEEGFREALRKILDEELKISVPEFCDKTGLSPSTIYKILQEQREPNLRTIRAVIKGVRKLDANPGGEFIAVIASRPVLNKIEERMMRVGGRNVRVKEYPASTMEDAIIAAVKAERDGALALVCAPIVAPTVEQIVRIPVSVVVPRDSMVRAIEIAASKVL
- a CDS encoding MBL fold metallo-hydrolase — translated: MRKRGSALLVVLVAVMLLAISGWALEGGLRVPEIFPDEGVQDDPDVQGNMTVHFIDVGQGDSVLIITPDGKNVLIDAGGTYAPSDLTRYISDHGIEVLDALVITHPHADHLSYADDVLEAFDVRSVYHPGMDYDSVGYQRFLAAAEAEGCPVYTDMELDVGDELNISVAVTFQVLWLDSQAENANDASIVLKVTYGENDLLFTGDIENNIESIILHDQRYDLDIDVLKVSHHGSDTSTTQEFLSATTPEFGFISVEEGNSYGHPHSSVLNRLESNSVQYFTTMEEGSMMIRCDGENIWLMF